The window CTTTTACAACCCCTTTTATTTCTCAATACGAATGCAGACAGAGCAGCGGCGGTTTTGATACTTCAAAACCGCCGCTGTTCTTTTGTATGGCCTGCCCTCAGGGGCAGGCATTTTTTATTCTTGCGGGATTTTGGATAGAGTCTTGACAAGAGGTTAGCACAGGCATACAATAATGTTAACCCCAGTTAACAAACAAGGGAACATTGAAACGAGGAAGAACAATGAAAACCTTAGCCAACTTAAAACCGGGCCAAACCGGCGTGGTGCATTCGCTCACAGCCGAAGGCGCGGTCAAACAGCGCTTCCTGGATATGGGCATCACGCGCGGTGTGCATGTCCTGCTGGAACGGCGTGCGCCGTTTGGCGATCCGATTGCGGTACGCCTGCGCGGATACAGCCTGTCCCTGCGCAAGGAAGAAGCCAAGAAAATCTGTATTGAGGATTGGAACTGAGACAACACATGGGAAGAACAACGATCGCCATTATGGGCAATCCGAACAGCGGTAAAACGACCCTGTTCAACAAACTGACCGGTTCCAATCAGCACGTCGGCAACTGGCCCGGCGTCACGGTGGACCGCAAAACCGGTCAAATTCATCATGCGGGCACGGTGGTCGATGTCGTCGACCTGCCGGGTATCTACTCGCTCTCCCCTTATACGCAGGAGGAGATCATCGCCCGCGAGTTCGTTCTGTCGAACGGACTGGACGGCATCCTGAACATTGTGGATGCTGCCAACATTGAACGCAACCTCTATCTTACGATGCAGCTCATCGCCTTGGGGCTTCCGATGGTGATTGCGCTGAATTTCATCGACGACTGCCGCGCCCAGGGCATTCAAATCGACTGCCAGGCCATGAGTGACCTGCTGGGTGTGCGCGTCATTCCGATCTCTGCCCGACGCGGAGAAAATATGGACACCCTGCTTGACGCCGTAGTCGGCGAAATGCGGCCTCCGGCCCATCAGCCCGACTATCTGCATGGCGTCGGCGCGGCCATCCGCCGGGTCTCCGGCCTGCTGGACGGTCTGTCGCTGCGGCGGGCCAGCCTGCCCTTTTATGCGGCCAAGCTCCTGGAAGGCGACAGCCATGTCTATGAGTCAGTCGCTCTGCCCGACCCGGTGCGGCATGAGATTTCACATGTGGCCCTCAGCCTGTGCAGCCACCAAAACAGCACGGACAATCAAATGATCATGGCCGATGCCATTTATGACTTCATCGAGTCGGTGGTCAAACAGTGTTATATCCGGCCGAAAAATCCGCCGCTCACGATCACCGAACGCATCGACCGGGTGGTCATGAACAAATGGCTGGCGCTCCCGATTTTTGCGCTTTTGATGTGCCTGATGTTCCTGACGACGTTTGGTCCGGTCGGCTCATTCCTGATGGATGGGCTGGACACGCTCATTCAGGGGCATTTGGCTCCCCTGGTGGAAAGCACCCTGCTGAACATTGGCGCTTCCGACTGGGTCATTGGCCTGGTATGCGATGGCATCATCGGCGGTGTCGGCGGTGTGGTCAGCTTTTTGCCGCAGATCGTTATTTTGTTTTTCTTTCTGTCCATTTTGGAGGATACCGGCTATCTGGCGCGCATTGCGTTCATTATGGACACCCTGCTGCGTAAGATCGGCCTGTCGGGCAAATCTTTTGTGCCCATGCTGATGGGCTTTGGCTGTACGACCCCTGCGGTCATGGCGGCCCGCACCATGGAAAATGAGGATGACCGCCGCATGACGATCATGCTCACCCCCTTCATGTCCTGCGGCGCCAAGCTGCCGGTCTATGCCCTTTTTGCCGGCACCTTTTTCCCCGATCACGCAGGGCTGGTCATCATCAGCCTGTATGTGCTCGGCATTATTATGGCGATTGTCGCCGGTTTTCTGCTCAAAAAGACCGTATTCCGCGGCGTATCTTCGGGCTTCGTGCTTGAGTTGCCCACCTATCGCCTGCCCACCTTCAAGGGAACGGTGCGCAATATGTGGACCCGCGCCAAGGACTTCCTGACCAAGGCTGGTACGATCATCTTCCTGATGAGCGTACTGATTTGGCTGCTGCAAAACTTCACGCCTTCTTTTACCGTGGCACAAAGTTCGGCAGATTCCATTTTGGGTGGGTTTGGTCAGCTGATCGCCCCCCTCTTTACACCGCTTGGCTTTGGCTTCTGGCAGGCAGCCGTATCGCTGCTTGCTGGTCTGGTTGCCAAAGAAGCTGTGGTTTCTACTCTGTCGGTGCTCTATGGCGCCGGCGGTGACAGCGCCATGCTGGCCGCCATTCTGGCGGGTGCTTTTACCCCGCTCGCAGCGTACAGCTTTTTGGTCTTTACTTTGCTTTATATGCCCTGCATGTCTGCCTTTGCGACCATCAAACGGGAAATGGGCGGATGGCGTTGGGCATTCGGTTCGGCCGCCCTGCAAATCGGCTTGGCTTGGCTGACTGCTTTTATTCTATACAACATTGGCGGCTTGATTTTCTAGCCGCTCAACGAAACGGGGAGGTTCGAATGGCAAGCATCCGTGAATCCGGCGAAAATTATTTGGAACTGATTCTAGACATCTACCGCGAACAAGGGGAAGTGCGTTCGGTGGACATTGCCCGCCGCTTGGGCGTATCGCGCGCCTCGGTATCCAAAGCTTTGGGGGTCCTGCGGGAAGCCGGTATGGTGGAACCTGCCTATTATGGCAAGGTGGTATTGACCGAAGAAGGCATGCAGCGCGCTGCCGAAGTCCGAGGCCGTCATGAATTACTTTGCCGGTATCTGGTGGATGTTTTAGGGGTTTCGCGTGAGATTGCAGAAGCCGATGCCTGCCGGATGGAACATGTGGTCAGCGAAGAAATGATCGTGCGTTTGCGTGAAGCATTGGATGATCCGTCTGATTCAAAATAACTCAAAAGCCAGCGTTTTGAAAACGCTGGCTTTTTTTCGCATGAAAACGGCATAAACCGCGCAAACTAGAGGGAAGTTTGATCAAATCGGAGGCACTGCCATGCAAATTTCCTCTCGGACAAAGTATCTTGTGACCGGTGGACTGGCCGGGCTGGCCAATGGATTTTTCGGGGCTGGCGGCGGCTTATTTCTTGTGCCGCTTTTCATCGGCTGGCTCAAGCTAGACGAACGAAAGGCCTTTGCCACCTCGGTCGCTGTGATTCTGCCGTTGTGCGCGGTTTCCGCCTGGATCTACTGGCGGCAGGGCAATCTGGTGCTGGGGCAGGCGCTGCCCTATCTGATTGGCGGGGCGGTCGGTGGATTTCTATCCGGCCGGATCTTCCAAAAGCTCAA of the Intestinibacillus sp. Marseille-P6563 genome contains:
- a CDS encoding FeoA family protein is translated as MKTLANLKPGQTGVVHSLTAEGAVKQRFLDMGITRGVHVLLERRAPFGDPIAVRLRGYSLSLRKEEAKKICIEDWN
- a CDS encoding metal-dependent transcriptional regulator, which produces MASIRESGENYLELILDIYREQGEVRSVDIARRLGVSRASVSKALGVLREAGMVEPAYYGKVVLTEEGMQRAAEVRGRHELLCRYLVDVLGVSREIAEADACRMEHVVSEEMIVRLREALDDPSDSK
- the feoB gene encoding ferrous iron transport protein B, with translation MGRTTIAIMGNPNSGKTTLFNKLTGSNQHVGNWPGVTVDRKTGQIHHAGTVVDVVDLPGIYSLSPYTQEEIIAREFVLSNGLDGILNIVDAANIERNLYLTMQLIALGLPMVIALNFIDDCRAQGIQIDCQAMSDLLGVRVIPISARRGENMDTLLDAVVGEMRPPAHQPDYLHGVGAAIRRVSGLLDGLSLRRASLPFYAAKLLEGDSHVYESVALPDPVRHEISHVALSLCSHQNSTDNQMIMADAIYDFIESVVKQCYIRPKNPPLTITERIDRVVMNKWLALPIFALLMCLMFLTTFGPVGSFLMDGLDTLIQGHLAPLVESTLLNIGASDWVIGLVCDGIIGGVGGVVSFLPQIVILFFFLSILEDTGYLARIAFIMDTLLRKIGLSGKSFVPMLMGFGCTTPAVMAARTMENEDDRRMTIMLTPFMSCGAKLPVYALFAGTFFPDHAGLVIISLYVLGIIMAIVAGFLLKKTVFRGVSSGFVLELPTYRLPTFKGTVRNMWTRAKDFLTKAGTIIFLMSVLIWLLQNFTPSFTVAQSSADSILGGFGQLIAPLFTPLGFGFWQAAVSLLAGLVAKEAVVSTLSVLYGAGGDSAMLAAILAGAFTPLAAYSFLVFTLLYMPCMSAFATIKREMGGWRWAFGSAALQIGLAWLTAFILYNIGGLIF
- a CDS encoding sulfite exporter TauE/SafE family protein, which produces MQISSRTKYLVTGGLAGLANGFFGAGGGLFLVPLFIGWLKLDERKAFATSVAVILPLCAVSAWIYWRQGNLVLGQALPYLIGGAVGGFLSGRIFQKLNMLWLRRIFGMFILYGGIRALFLW